The following are encoded in a window of Schistocerca cancellata isolate TAMUIC-IGC-003103 unplaced genomic scaffold, iqSchCanc2.1 HiC_scaffold_1150, whole genome shotgun sequence genomic DNA:
- the LOC126159926 gene encoding uncharacterized protein LOC126159926 yields the protein MSAAFARSAAFARSAAFAWSAAFAQSAAFARSAAITRSAAFARSAAITRSAAFARSAAFARSAAFAQSAAFAGSAAFAQSAACARSAAFAWTVAFARSAAFATIAAFARSAAFARRAAFARSAAFAGSAAFARSAALARRAAFARSAAFASSVAFARSAAFRRSGASARSAAFARSAAFARSTAFARSAAFSRSAPLARRATFERRAAFAGNAAFARGNAFASSAAFSGSTAFATRAAFARSAAFARSAAFARSAAFAHSAVFTRSASFDSMLPSQGGLPSQGVLPTQGVLPSQGVLPSRGVLPSQGVLPSQGVLPSQGVLPSQ from the coding sequence atgagtgctgcctttgcaaggagtgctgccttcgcacggagtgcagccttcgcatggagtgctgcttttgctcagagtgctgccttcgcaaggagtgcagccatcacaaggagtgctgccttcgcaaggagtgcagccatcacaaggagtgctgccttcgcaaggagtgctgccttcgcaaggagcgctgcctttgcacagagtgctgcctttgcagggagtgctgcctttgcacaaagtgctgcctgcgcaaggagtgctgcctttgcatggactgttgccttcgcaaggagtgctgcctttgcaacgattgctgccttcgcaaggagtgctgcctttgctaggcgtgctgccttcgctaggagtgctgccttcgcagggagtgctgccttcgctaggagtgctgccctcgcaaggagggctgccttcgcaaggagtgctgccttcgctagcagtgttgccttcgcaaggagtgctgcgttcagaaggagtggtgcctccgcaaggagtgctgccttcgcaaggagtgcagcctttgcaaggagtactgccttcgcaaggagtgctgccttctctagGAGTGCTCCCCTCGCAAGGAGGGCtaccttcgagaggagggctgccttcgcagggaatgctgccttcgcaaggggtaatgccttcgcaagtagtgctgcattctcagggagtactgcctttgcaacgagagctgccttcgcaaggagtgctgctttcgcaaggagtgctgctttcgctcggagtgcagccttcgcacatagtgctgtcttcacacggagtgcttcctttgacagtatgctgccttcgcaaggagggctgccttcgcagggagtgctgcctacgcagggagtgctgccttcgcaaggagtgctgccttcgcgaggagtgctgccttcgcaaggagtgctgccttcacaaggagtgctgccttcgcaaggagtgctgccttcgcaatga
- the LOC126159927 gene encoding ice-structuring glycoprotein-like codes for MRAAFAGSAAFARGGAFAWSAAFARSAAFARSVAFARSAAFTRSAAFAMRAAFAGSAAFARGGAFARSAAFARSAAFARRYAFARSAAFARSAALLRRAAFARSAAFARSAAFARRAAFAGSDAFAGSAAFARSAVSARSAAFAWTVAFTRSAAFARSVTFVQSAAFARSAAFARCAAFARSTAFARSAAFASSVAFARSAAFRRSGASARSVAFARSAAFARSTAFARSAAFARSAAFARSAALARRAAFARSAAFASSVAFARSAAFRRSGASARSAAFARSAAFARSTAFARSAAFSRSAPLARRATFERRAAFAGNAAFARGNAFASSAAFSGSTAFATRAAFARSAAFARSAAFARSGAFARSAACAGSAASARSAAFARCAAFARSADFARSAAIARSAAFARSAAFARSAAFTRSATFAMRAAFAGSAAFARGGAFARSAAFARSAAFARSAAFARGAAFARSAAFARSAAFTRSTAFAMRATFAGSASFARGGAFARSAAFERSAAFARSAAFTRSAAFAMRAAFAGSAAFARGGAFARSAAFARSAAIARSAAFAMRAAFAGSDAFAGSAAFARSEAFVRSAAFAGSAASARSAAFARCAAFARSAAFARSTAIARSAAFARSAAFARRAAFAKREYCLCNECCLPMSAAFARSAAFARSAAFASTAAFATRAAFVGSAVFARGFALARSAAFARSASFARGNAFARVLPLLGVLPSPGVQPSQGVLPTQGVLPSQGELPSQGVLPSQGVLLSLGVQPSHIVLPSHGELPLTVCCLRKEGCLRRECCLRRECCLRKEYCLREECCLRKECCLRKECCLRKGWCLRKECCLRKECCLRKECCLHKECCLRNEGCLRWECCLRKEGCLREKGCLRRECCLRKG; via the exons atgagggctgcctttgcagggagtgctgccttcgcaaggggtggtgccttcgcatggagtgctgccttcgcaaggagtgctgccttcgcaaggagtgttgccttcgcaaggagtgctgccttcacaaggagtgctgccttcgcaatgagggctgcctttgctgggagtgctgccttcgcaaggggtggtgccttcgcaaggagtgctgcctttgcaaggagtgctgcctttgcaaggagatatgccttcgcaaggagtgctgccttcgctaggagtgctgcccttctaaggagagctgccttcgcaaggagtgctgccttcgctaggagtgctgctttcgcaagaagggctgccttcgctgggagtgatgcctttgcagggagtgctgccttcgcaaggagtgctgtctccgcaaggagtgctgcctttgcatggactgttgcattCACAAGGAGTGCCGCCTTTGCCAGGAGTGTTACCTtcgtacagagtgcagccttcgcaaggagtgctgccttcgcaaggtgtgctgcgtttgcaaggagtactgcctttgcaaggagtgctgccttcgctagcagtgttgccttcgcaaggagtgctgcgttcagaaggagtggtgcctccgcaaggagtgttgccttcgcaaggagtgcagcctttgcaaggagtactgccttcgcaaggagtgctgccttcgcaaggagtgctgccttcgctaggagtgctgccctcgcaaggagggctgccttcgcaaggagtgctgccttcgctagcagtgttgccttcgcaaggagtgctgcgttcagaaggagtggtgcctccgcaaggagtgctgccttcgcaaggagtgcagcctttgcaaggagtactgccttcgcaaggagtgctgccttctctagGAGTGCTCCCCTCGCAAGGAGGGCtaccttcgagaggagggctgccttcgcagggaatgctgccttcgcaaggggtaatgccttcgcaagtagtgctgcattctcagggagtactgcctttgcaacgagagctgccttcgcaaggagtgctgccttcgcaaggagtgctgccttcgcaaggagtggtgccttcgcaaggagtgctgcctgcgcagggagtgctgcgtccgcaaggagtgctgccttcgcaaggtgtgctgccttcgcaaggagtgctgactttgcaaggagcgctgccatcgcaaggagtgctgccttcgctaggagtgctgccttcgcgaggagtgctgccttcacaaggagtgctaccttcgcaatgagggctgcctttgcagggagtgctgccttcgcaaggggtggtgccttcgcaaggagtgctgccttcgcgaggagtgctgccttcgcgaggagtgctgccttcgcgaggggtgctgccttcgcgaggagtgctgccttcgcaaggagtgctgccttcacaaggagtactgccttcgcaatgagggctacctttgcagggagtgcttccttcgcaaggggtggtgccttcgcaaggagtgctgccttcgaaaggagtgctgccttcgcaaggagtgctgccttcacaaggagtgctgccttcgcaatgagggctgcctttgctgggagtgctgccttcgcaaggggtggtgccttcgcaaggagtgctgcctttgcaaggagtgctgccatcgctaggagtgctgctttcgcaatgagggctgccttcgcagggagtgatgcctttgcagggagtgctgccttcgcaaggagtgaagccttcgtaaggagtgctgccttcgcagggagtgctgcatccgcaaggagtgctgccttcgcaaggtgtgctgccttcgcaaggagtgctgcctttgcaaggagcactgccatcgcaaggagtgctgccttcgctaggagtgctgccttcgcaaggagggctgccttcgcaaagagggagtactgcctttgcaacgaatgctgccttccaatgagtgctgcctttgcaaggagtgctgccttcgcaaggagtgctgccttcgcaagtactgctgccttcgcaacgagggctgcctttgtagggagtgctgtcttcgcaaggggttttgccttagccaggagtgctgcctttgcaaggagtgcttccttcgcaaggggtaatgccttcgcaa gagtgctgcctttgctaggagtgctgccttcgcctggagtgcagccttcgcagggagtgctgcctacgcagggagtgctgccatcgcaaggagagctgccttcacaaggagtgctgccttcgcaaggagtgctgctttcgctcggagtgcagccttcgcacatagtgctgccttcacacggagagCTTCCTTTgacagtgtgctgccttcgcaaggagggctgccttcgcagggagtgctgcctacgcagggagtgctgccttcgcaaggagtactgccttcgtgaggagtgctgccttcgcaaggagtgctgccttcgcaaggagtgctgccttcgcaaggggtggtgccttcgcaaggagtgctgccttcgcaaggagtgctgccttcgcaaggagtgctgccttcacaaggagtgctgccttcgcaatgagggctgccttcgctgggagtgttgtcttcgcaaggagggctgccttcgagagaagggctgccttcgcagggagtgctgccttcgcaaggggtaa